From a single Arachis hypogaea cultivar Tifrunner chromosome 3, arahy.Tifrunner.gnm2.J5K5, whole genome shotgun sequence genomic region:
- the LOC112734081 gene encoding protein PHYTOCHROME KINASE SUBSTRATE 1, which yields MVSTISSTSKTTLYNTKLQNFNSDDAIFSPHLNKNQGTSQKLSPYIRRDSFQHHHGEKKKEEDGEIGVFGAEKYFNEGEVDSSSVASSSIATSKYLHQHKDHHQIAQESYGTPSIRSESTCNSQSALLHSAMMMRNSQRNNKNKNMNNNNNNKALAKSFLAGIGIKCSCSDKNSVEINDHAGEISFSKTAIYDVYLGKTVPRKILNSGADSDTHSPKISKPVEKFIGVGLNKDFPFSPVSSSSGLGNHFVKMQIQSSQAQEEGKEEEEEEEEPRKSLAVFGSPILSHKSKSSSFDKKLRIPKRMEDIIDHHKHNHLGANSGSNFNDAASDASSDLFEIESIKGNNSFLARQATSRCGSPTGYAPSEASIEWSVVTASAAVMSDCDEQMSEVTVRSPIRVPVAASSSQRRRSHGMLLGGCKSHKAVRVAGDAFITYEKPNSPQSRHHRISNSSSHSQLARFQKESSKVARHAYAATPPSQLLYK from the coding sequence ATGGTTAGTACCATATCATCCACTTCTAAGACCACCCTCTATAATACTAAGTTGCAAAACTTCAACTCTGATGATGCAATtttctctccacacttaaacaagaACCAAGGAACAAGCCAAAAACTTAGTCCCTATATCAGAAGGGATTCATTTCAGCACCACCATGgtgaaaagaagaaggaggaagacgGCGAAATCGGAGTATTCGGTGCAGAAAAATACTTCAATGAAGGTGAGGTTGATTCCTCATCAGTAGCTTCTTCAAGCATAGCTACTTCAAAGTACTTGCACCAACACAAAGATCACCATCAAATAGCTCAAGAATCTTATGGAACTCCGAGTATTCGCTCTGAATCAACATGTAACAGCCAAAGTGCACTCTTACACAGTGCTATGATGATGAGGAACTCTCAAaggaacaacaagaacaagaacatgaacaacaacaacaacaacaaggcaCTGGCAAAGAGTTTTCTTGCTGGTATTGGCATCAAATGTTCTTGTTCCGACAAGAATTCTGTTGAGATCAATGATCATGCAGGCGAAATCAGCTTCAGCAAAACCGCTATCTATGATGTTTATCTTGGAAAAACAGTACCAAGAAAGATCTTAAATTCTGGTGCAGATTCTGATACTCATTCACCTAAAATCTCAAAGCCAGTTGAGAAGTTCATTGGTGTTGGATTGAACAAAGATTTCCCATTTTCACCTGTGAGTTCTTCTTCTGGTTTGGGAAATCATTTTGTGAAAATGCAAATCCAATCATCACAAGcacaagaagaaggaaaagaagaagaagaagaagaagaggagccaAGAAAATCACTTGCAGTGTTTGGTTCTCCAATTCTGAGTCACAAGAGCAAGTCCTCAAGCTTTGACAAAAAACTAAGAATCCCAAAAAGAATGGAAGATATTATTGATCATCACAAGCATAATCATTTGGGTGCTAATTCAGGTTCAAACTTCAATGATGCTGCAAGCGATGCAAGCTCAGATCTGTTCGAGATTGAAAGCATCAAAggcaataattcatttcttgcaaGACAAGCAACATCAAGGTGTGGAAGCCCCACAGGCTATGCACCAAGTGAAGCAAGCATAGAATGGAGTGTGGTCACTGCAAGCGCCGCCGTGATGTCGGATTGCGACGAGCAGATGTCTGAGGTAACTGTAAGGAGTCCAATAAGAGTGCCGGTGGCAGCATCATCTTCACAGAGGCGGCGCAGCCACGGCATGCTTTTGGGTGGCTGCAAGAGCCATAAAGCAGTTAGAGTTGCCGGTGATGCTTTCATAACATATGAGAAGCCAAATAGTCCACAAAGTCGCCACCATAGAATCAGTAATAGCTCCTCTCACTCTCAGCTTGCAAGGTTTCAAAAAGAGTCATCAAAGGTTGCAAGGCATGCATATGCTGCAACTCCACCCTCACAACTACTATACAAATAG
- the LOC112734082 gene encoding probable methyltransferase PMT2 has protein sequence MAKPSSADGRTRSTVQIFIVVGLCCFFYILGAWQRSGFGKGDSIALQITKSNTECEIVPNLSFDSHHSGEVSKLDEADSKPKVFQPCKAKYTDYTPCQDQRRAMTFPRENMIYRERHCPREEEKLHCLIPAPKGYVTPFPWPKSRDYVPYANAPYKSLTVEKAIQNWIQYEGNVFRFPGGGTQFPQGADKYIDQLASVIPIANGTVRTALDTGCGVASWGAYLWSRNVIAMSFAPRDSHEAQVQFALERGVPAVIGVLGTIKLPYPSRAFDMAHCSRCLIPWGANGGIYMMEVDRVLRPGGYWVLSGPPINYRVNYKAWQRPKEDLEDEQNKIEEIAKKLCWVKRSERAEIAVWQKTMDSESCRRKQEDAGVNFCESSDADDVWYKKMEACVTPSPKVSAGDLKPFPSRLYAIPPRIASGLVPGVSSETYQDDNQKWKKHVNAYKKINRLLDTGRYRNIMDMNAGLGSFAAAIQSPKLWVMNVVPTTAEKSTLGVIYERGLIGIYHDWCEAFSTYPRTYDLIHANGLFSLYKDKCNAEDILLEMDRILRPEGAVIFRDEVDTLIKVKKIVAGMRWDTKMVDHEDGPLVPEKILIAVKQYWVVDGNSTSTQ, from the exons ATGGCGAAACCAAGTTCAGCTGATGGCAGGACTAGAAGCACTGTGCAGATCTTTATAGTAGTTGGTCTCTGCTGTTTCTTCTATATATTGGGCGCGTGGCAGAGAAGCGGTTTTGGAAAGGGCGATAGCATAGCATTGCAGATTACCAAGAGTAATACAGAATGTGAGATAGTACCAAATTTAAGTTTTGACTCCCACCATAGTGGAGAAGTTAGCAAACTTGATGAAGCTGATTCGAAACCTAAGGTGTTTCAACCATGCAAAGCAAAATATACTGATTATACCCCCTGCCAAGATCAACGGCGAGCGATGACCTTCCCTAGAGAGAACATGATCTATCGAGAGAGACATTGCCCACGTGAAGAAGAGAAGCTGCATTGTTTGATTCCAGCACCCAAGGGGTATGTTACCCCGTTTCCATGGCCAAAGAGTCGTGATTATGTTCCATATGCAAATGCTCCCTACAAGAGTCTTACAGTTGAGAAGGCTATTCAGAATTGGATCCAATATGAGGGAAATGTGTTCAGATTCCCTGGTGGTGGAACCCAGTTTCCCCAAGGCGCTGATAAATATATTGATCAACTTGCATCTGTGATACCTATAGCTAATGGGACAGTGAGGACTGCGCTAGATACTGGTTGTGGG GTTGCAAGTTGGGGTGCGTATCTTTGGAGCAGAAATGTTATTGCCATGTCATTTGCACCAAGGGATTCTCATGAAGCACAAGTTCAATTTGCTCTTGAAAGGGGTGTACCTGCTGTAATTGGTGTTTTGGGAACCATAAAGTTGCCTTATCCATCTCGAGCCTTTGACATGGCTCACTGTTCTCGCTGTTTGATTCCTTGGGGAGCAAATG GTGGAATATATATGATGGAAGTTGATCGAGTCCTAAGGCCTGGCGGTTACTGGGTGCTTTCGGGCCCTCCAATCAATTACAGGGTTAATTACAAAGCCTGGCAGAGACCAAAGGAGGACCTTGAGGATGAACAAAACAAGATTGAAGAGATTGCTAAGAAACTTTGCTGGGTGAAGAGGTCTGAGAGGGCTGAGATTGCTGTTTGGCAAAAGACTATGGATTCTGAGTCATGTCGACGCAAACAAGAAGATGCTGGTGTAAATTTTTGTGAATCTTCAGATGCTGATGATGTCTG GTACAAGAAAATGGAGGCCTGCGTTACCCCAAGTCCTAAAGTTTCAGCTGGAGATCTTAAACCATTTCCGAGCAGGTTATATGCCATTCCCCCTAGAATTGCTAGTGGCTTGGTACCTGGAGTTTCTTCTGAGACATACCAAGATGATAACCAAAAGTGGAAAAAACATGTAAATGCCTACAAGAAAATTAATAGACTGTTGGATACCGGAAGATATCGAAACATTATGGATATGAATGCTGGGTTGGGTAGTTTTGCTGCAGCTATTCAATCTCCCAAGTTATGGGTCATGAACGTTGTGCCTACCACAGCTGAGAAAAGTACCCTGGGGGTCATATATGAGCGCGGCTTGATTGGCATTTATCATGATTG GTGTGAAGCCTTTTCAACATATCCAAGGACATATGATCTCATTCATGCCAATGGCCTCTTTAGTCTGTACAAGGATAA ATGTAATGCAGAAGACATTCTTCTGGAGATGGACCGGATCTTGCGGCCGGAAGGCGCCGTCATATTCCGCGATGAAGTCGATACCTTAATAAAGGTAAAGAAAATAGTTGCAGGAATGAGATGGGATACCAAAATGGTTGACCATGAAGATGGACCTCTTGTTCCTGAGAAGATACTAATTGCTGTAAAGCAGTATTGGGTTGTTGATGGAAATTCCACTTCTACACAATAA
- the LOC112734080 gene encoding uncharacterized protein, translating into MPTELEELVSFLSSPSPQLTKAAVDIVRGLTGSDEGMHSLARYANTVLPSLSRLLNAPKEVSEPAAEALVNLSQDSNLAADMVRSGMVKTAMEVLYKPESSISRLLVMLLVNLTQLDAGSASLLQIEDDKVHGLYVMKLVRSFCRTTHENHDDPFEHVASILVNISKQQAGRQLLLDPKRGLLKQIIRQFDSNSSLRKKGVSGTIRNCCFEAENQLQNLLLVSEFLWPALLLPVAGNKIYNEEDRSKMPLELGTALSIEREPVTDPEIRTQALEAIYLISLQDAGRRAFWSVNGPRIVQVGYEDEEDPKVMEAYEQLGSLLIHSSGEETSGETTK; encoded by the exons ATGCCGACGGAGCTGGAAGAACTCGTCTCCTTCCTATCTTCTCCATCGCCGCAA TTAACAAAGGCCGCCGTCGACATAGTTCGGGGACTAACCGGTTCTGATGAAGGGATGCACTCACTCGCAAGATACGCAAACACCGTCTTGCCTTCCCTGTCACGACTCCTAAACGCTCCCAAG GAGGTTTCGGAACCCGCGGCTGAAGCTCTGGTGAATCTATCGCAAGATTCGAATCTTGCGGCGGACATGGTGCGGAGTGGAATGGTCAAAACTGCTATGGAGGTTTTGTACAAGCCAGAATCGAGTATCTCTCGTTTGCTTGTGATGCTTTTGGTGAATCTTACTCAACTTGATGCTGGTTCTGCTTCCTTGCTTCag ATTGAAGATGACAAGGTACATGGCTTGTATGTTATGAAGCTAGTGAGATCATTTTGTAGAACGACACATGAAAATCATG ACGATCCTTTTGAACATGTTGCTTCAATACTTGTCAACATCTCAAAGCAGCAGGCAGGAAGGCAGCTTCTCCTTGACCCAAAACGGGGACTCTTGAAGCAGATAATCAGACAATTTGATTCAAACAGCTCATTGAGAAAGAAAGGG GTCTCTGGAACAATACGCAATTGTTGCTTTGAAGCTGAGAATCAACTACAAAATTTGCTTCTGGTATCGGAGTTTCTTTGGCCAGCATTACTTCTTCCAGTAGCTGGCAACAAG ATCTACAATGAGGAAGATCGATCAAAAATGCCACTTGAACTTGGGACTGCTCTCTCGATTGAACGTGAGCCAGTTACTGATCCGGAAATTCGTACTCAAGCTTTGGAAGCCATATACTTGATCTCATtgcag GATGCAGGCCGAAGAGCCTTTTGGTCTGTTAATGGACCTAGAATAGTACAAGTAGGTTATGAAGACGAGGAAGATCCGAAAGTGATGGAAGCATATGAGCAACTGGGTTCCTTG TTGATTCACAGCAGTGGAGAAGAAACATCTGGTGAGACCACAAAGTAG